The genomic segment GGGCTGTACGGCGTTTGTTCTGGCGTCGATCCTCACGCCGCTCGCGATCGTGCTGCTCCGGCGCCTGGACATGGTCGACGCCCCCGCCTCCAACAAGATTCACACGCGATCCGTGCCGCGCGGCGGGGGGCTGGCGATTTTCGCGGCGTTTGCGGTGGCGGTGCTGCTGCCGGGCTACCGGAGCGACGGCATGAACGGCATACTCCTGGGCGCGTTCATCTGCCTGGCGGTGGGGGCGCTGGACGACTACTTCGGCGGGATCCCGGGTTTCTATAAGCTGATCACGCTGGTCGCCGCAACGTTTATTCTGTCGCGATTCGGGGTCCGCATCAATGTGTTTCAGAATCCCCTGCTGGACGTGCCGCTGACCATTCTCTGGATCGTGGGGGTGACGAGCGCATTCAACGGGACGGACAATATGGATGGCCTGGCGTCGGGGCTTGCGGTGATTGTGGCGGGGATGTTTTTTGTCATCGCGCTGCAGGCGTGGGCGGCGGCGCGCACGGAAACGAGCCTTTCGTGGTTCGGGATGCTTGCGGTGGGGCTGATCGGGGCGAACCTGGGCTTTCTCATCTACAACAGCAAGCCGGCGCTGGTGTTCATGGGCGATTCAGGGAGCTTCTTCCTCGGCTTCACGCTTGCGGCGCTGGGGGTCATGGGGGAATGGACGCCGAACCGGGTAATTTCGTGCACGATCCCGATTCTGATTCTGGGCGTGCCGTTGTTCGACTTCGCGTACATCATTATCGCGCGCATCGCACGCGGCGAGACGCGGACCCTGCGCGCTATCATCGATCATTGCGCGCCCGACCACCTGTCGCACCGGCTGGTCTGG from the Candidatus Hydrogenedentota bacterium genome contains:
- a CDS encoding undecaprenyl/decaprenyl-phosphate alpha-N-acetylglucosaminyl 1-phosphate transferase codes for the protein MLFNLPGYWPRTYLMVGCTAFVLASILTPLAIVLLRRLDMVDAPASNKIHTRSVPRGGGLAIFAAFAVAVLLPGYRSDGMNGILLGAFICLAVGALDDYFGGIPGFYKLITLVAATFILSRFGVRINVFQNPLLDVPLTILWIVGVTSAFNGTDNMDGLASGLAVIVAGMFFVIALQAWAAARTETSLSWFGMLAVGLIGANLGFLIYNSKPALVFMGDSGSFFLGFTLAALGVMGEWTPNRVISCTIPILILGVPLFDFAYIIIARIARGETRTLRAIIDHCAPDHLSHRLVWFGFTQRQAVFFIYLIAVAMGISGILLRNTASLFDSQLALLQGLSIVAIVIILMVIAARRRQAMVDQHEAAYSALARDLEARERSGGGEGGEARREAS